A single Fundidesulfovibrio terrae DNA region contains:
- a CDS encoding ABC transporter ATP-binding protein, translating to MIEAKEIGVLRGRERVPVLDGVDLALNPGELLAVVGPNGAGKTTLLRCLAGVLEPSTGEVRLDGRPLAGLSRREVARAVAYSPQQSEERFGFTVRQAVLMGRHPWLSRFGQASGEDEGAADRAMRALDLSHLAQRSVTSLSGGEKRRAALARTLAQGGSVYLLDEPAAGLDIRHALMTMRAFAALARGGAAVAVVLHDLNLAAMFCPAMLMLGGGRIAAYGPTSRVLTSENVARVFGVRARIEDGHVRFLEE from the coding sequence ATGATTGAAGCAAAAGAGATCGGCGTCCTTCGCGGCCGCGAGCGGGTCCCGGTGCTGGACGGGGTGGATCTCGCCCTGAATCCCGGCGAGCTTTTGGCCGTGGTCGGACCCAACGGGGCGGGCAAGACCACCCTGCTGCGCTGTCTGGCCGGGGTGCTCGAGCCCTCCACGGGTGAGGTGAGGCTCGACGGGCGGCCCCTGGCGGGCCTTTCCCGGCGCGAGGTAGCCCGGGCCGTGGCCTATTCGCCCCAGCAGTCCGAGGAGCGGTTCGGCTTCACCGTGCGCCAGGCCGTGCTCATGGGCCGCCATCCCTGGCTTTCGCGTTTCGGCCAGGCGTCAGGCGAGGATGAAGGCGCGGCGGATCGGGCCATGCGGGCATTGGATCTTTCGCACCTGGCCCAGCGGTCCGTCACCAGCCTGTCCGGCGGCGAGAAGCGCCGGGCTGCCCTGGCCAGGACCCTGGCCCAGGGCGGGAGCGTCTACCTGCTGGACGAGCCGGCCGCCGGCCTGGACATCCGCCACGCGCTCATGACCATGCGGGCCTTCGCCGCGCTGGCCCGGGGAGGGGCGGCGGTGGCCGTGGTTCTGCACGATCTCAACCTCGCCGCCATGTTCTGCCCGGCCATGCTCATGCTTGGCGGCGGGCGCATTGCCGCGTATGGACCCACCTCCCGCGTGCTCACAAGCGAAAACGTGGCCCGGGTTTTCGGCGTGCGCGCCCGCATCGAGGACGGGCACGTCCGTTTTCTGGAGGAATGA